DNA sequence from the Hyalangium minutum genome:
TTCGACGTTGAACGTCTCGATGTCCTTGCTGATGCGCTTGACGAGCCCGGCCAGCACCTTGCCCGGCCCCAGCTCCACCACGCGCGTCACTCCTGCGGCCTTGAGGGCCTCCACGCACTCGATCCAGCGGACCGGCGCGCTGACCTGCTCCAGCAGCAGCGGCACCACGCGGGCGGCGTCGCTGTTGGGCTGGGCCTCCACGTTGGTCACCACAGGAATGCGAGGCGCGGCCACCTTCACCTTGCCGAGCGCCTCGGCCAGCAGGGGTTTCACCGAATCCATCAGCGCGCAGTGGAAAGGCGCGGACACCGGCAGGGGCATCACGCGCTTGGCGCCCGCCTCCTTGAGCATGACTGAGGCGCGGGACACCGCAGAAGCATGGCCGGCGATGACCGTCTGCTCGGGCGAGTTGTAGTTGGCAGGAGCCACCACCTCGCCCTGCGCCGCCGCATCACAGGCCGCCTTCACCTTGTCCGGCTCCAGGCCCAGCACGGCCGCCATGGCGCCGACACCTGAAGGCACGGCCTCCTGCATGAAGGTGCCACGGGCACGAACGGCCCGGACGGCATCCGCCAGCGGCAGCGAGCTCGCGGCCACCAGCGCCGAGTACTCCCCGAGCGAGTGCCCGGCGACGAAGGCGGGCTCCTGCACGCGCTTGGAGAACACCGCATGCACGGCCAGAGACACGGTGAGGATCGCCGGCTGGGTGTTGGCGGTGAGCTTCAGCGCCTCCTCGGGCCCCTCGAAGCACAGGGTGGACAGCTTCTCACGCAGCGCATCGTCCACAGCCTCGAAGACAGCGCGGGCCTCGGGGAACTTCTCGAGCAGGTCCTTCCCCATGCCCACCTTCTGGCTGCCCTGGCCGGGGAAGACGAAAGCAATCTTCGACATGTGTCCTCAAACCCTCCCTGACTGCTCTGGGGTCACCAGCGCACGACGGCGCTGCCCCATGCCATCCCCGCTCCCACCGCCATGATGGCGACGAGGTCCCCGCGCTTGATCTTTCCAGCACGGACGGCCTCATCCAATGCAATGGGCACCGAGGCGGCGGACGTGTTGCCGTATTTATCGAGGTTGATCCAGCACTTCTCGATCGGGATCTCGATGCGCTGGAGCACCGCCTCGAGGATGCGCATGTTGGCCTGGTGGACGATGACGTAATCCACCTGCTGGGGCGTGTAGCCGTGAACCTTGAGCGACTCCAGCGTGATGCCTGTCAGCTCACGCACGGCGCACTTGAAGACCTCGCGGCCGTTCATGACCACCTTGTGGCGCTGCTCGCGGAGGTTGTCCTCGGTCAGCGGCTCTCGGGAGCCGCCCGCGGGGACGGTGAGGATCTCCGCCAGCGTGCCGTCCGTGCGCAGGTGGGTGGAGAGGATGCCGCGCCCCTCCTCCTGGGCAGGCGCCAGGACCATGGCCCCGGCCCCGTCGCCAAAGAGGACACAGGTGTTGCGGTCCTTCCAGTTGAGCAGGCCGGTGAACAGGTCCGCGCCGATCACGAGCGCCCGCTTCGCCTGCCCCGAGCGGACGAACTGCTCCGCCACCGACAGGGCGTACACCGAGCCCGCGCACGCGGCGGCCACATCGAAGGCAAACGCCTTCTTGGCCCCCAGCTTCGCCTGAACGAGCACCGCGCAGGACGGCATGGGCATGTCTGGCGTGATGGTCCCCACCACGATCAGATCGATGTCCTCGGGGGCGACCCCGGCCATCTCCAGCGCCTTGCGAGCGGCAGCGACGGCCATGTCGCTTGTCGCCTCGCCGGGTGCGGCTCTGCGACGCTCCTTGATGCCCGTCCGCTCGGTAATCCAAGCGTCGGACGTATCGACGACCTTCTCGAGATCGTGATTGGTAATGACCTGGGCTGGAGCGTAGGAACCCGTTCCGATGATCTGCGCGAGGGGCACGTGGTACTCCCGAAGTGTCGTCGGAACACAACGCCGAGCGCGGCGTCTCTAATCGGAAATACCGCCCACTGTCGCTCTTTTTCCTATCTGGTCAGCGGGCGGCCGAGCAGCGCCCGGCAACGTAGCGAGCCTCCCTGACACCCGGCGGCGCGCCCCAGAGTGGGCACACCCGACGGACTTCACGGGAGGACATAGCCATGCCCGGACGCCGCGAGCGTTGCGCGGCGCGGCGCGGCGCGGCGAGCAGACCTCAGGATAAACGGGCAGCGTTCCTGGGCGGGCTCGAGGCCCGCCCAGGCGAGGAGGAGCCTGGAAGGCGCCTCACCTACTCCGTGGCGATGACTTCACGGCCACCATAGTTACCGCAGGCGGCGCAGGCGCGGTGCGGCAGCACCGGCTCCTTGCACTTGGCGCACTTGATGACCTGCACGGCGGAGCGCAGGTTGTTGTTGGCCGCGCGACGGCGATCCCGGCGCATCTTCGACGTCCGCTTCTTGGGAACTCCCACGACTCACCTCTAGTTCAGCTTGATGTTCATGAGCGGCGCGAGCCGAGGGTCGATGACCTTCGTCTCGCAACCACACTGCTTCTCGTTGAGGTTCTGGCCACACTGCGCGCAGAGCCCCTTGCAGTCCTCACGGCAGACTGCGTTCATCGGGAGGGCGAGCAATACCTGCTCTCGGATGATCGGATCCAGATCGATCGTCTTGCCGTCGAACACTTCCTCGTCGGCATCCTCCAACTCAAAGGAACCGGCCGTCTCCCCCTGCCCGCGATCATCGTCCGTCGCCTTCTCGCCCCCCACGTCATCACCCCGGACGAGCGACTCAGGGACCAGGTTGATCGTGAAGGCCACGGGCAGGTCCAGCGTCACGTCCACGAGGCAGCGCTTGCACGGCGCGGCCATATGGGCCGTGAACTTCCCCTCCACCAGCACTCCGCCGCTCACCTTCCGCAAGGACGCATGAAGCGTCGAGGGACGGGTCGCCCGGAAGCCGGTGTCCCGGCCAGCCCCTGCCCCAGTGAGTACCTCCTGGAGCAGCTCGAGACCGATGGGCTCATCCAGCTTGAGCCCCGGCTCTTGAATTTGTTCAATCTTTACGAGCATCTACAAGGCGTCCAGACAAAAGGGCGCGCAACATAGAGGGGCACCCCCCAAAAGTCAACGCGCCTCCGTTGATGAAAAAACACGGTGGATTTCACCCGGCCGTGACCCGGCCCTGGGCACCTTCCGTGGATCCTCCTAATAACGCTCTGGTACCGTCCATGTAATGCACGGTTGGCGACTGCGTGTTGGGGTGAGCATCTTGGTCGGCGGGCTCCTGAGCCCTGCCCTGGTCTCGGCTCGGCCGGCCTTCCCCTCGCCCCTCCTCTTCCAGCTGGGGCCCACGAATCCGGAGATCACCCGCGCCCAGGAGCAGATCGAGCAAGGGGACTTCGAGGACGCCGTGAAGACCCTGCAGGCGGGCCTGGACAAGCCGGACGTCACGGATGACCAGCTCGTGGAGCTCTACCGCCTGCTCGGGCTGGCCTCGCTCTACCTGGGCGACGAGGCGCGGGCCCGCGAGGCCTATGAGCGCCTGCTCCAGGCCCGGCCGGACTTCGAGCTGTCTCGCAACGCGCCGCCCAAGCTGCGCAACCTCTACGCGCGCATCAAGGAGGACATCAAGAGCCGGCGCGTCCGCCCCGTGACGCTCACGGTGGACCCCATCCCGGATCCCCAGGGCGGTGAGCCGGTGACGGTGGACGCGCGCATCCAGGACATGGCCCTGGGCGCCAAGGCGAAGATCTTCTACCGGCGCGCCGGCGACCAGGCCTTCAACTCCGTGGACTTCATCCGCGACCGCTCCACCTCTAATAAGGAGAAGGAGCGCTACCGCGCCACCCTGCCCGCCTACGAGCTCCCCGCCGAGGCCACCGCCTACGAGGTGGAGTACTACTTCGAGGTGGCGGACGCGGCGCAGCGGCGGCTGGCGGGCCGGGGCGACTCCTTCCACCCGCTCGTGTTCCAGGTCCTGCCCCAGCAGGCGGGCCAACCCGCAGCGACTGCCTCCCGCCCTTGGTACAAGAGCCCCTGGCTCTGGGTCGCCGTGGGCGCAGTGGCCGTCGGAGGCACCGCCGCGGGTGTCGCCATCGCCACCTCCGAGGAGCGCGGCCGCGTCCCCGTCACCATCCGCGTCAATCCATGAGCCCGCGTCCTCTTCCGCTTGCTTTGCTGCTCCTCCCGCTCGCCGCTGGCTGTGGCGAGGACTTCCACCCTGGCACAGCCCGCTTCGGGGTAGACCTCCTCGTGGACAAGGCCGTCGCGAGCCAGCTCTCCGCCTTTCAGATCGCGGTCCTTCCCAATGGGAAGCAGCGCAACTGCACGGACCTCCAGAGGATGTGCCTGCGCTCGCAGGTGAAGATCGACGAGCTGCTGGTGCTGCACGACGGCAAGGGCGCCGAGGGCCGCGCCCTCCGCTTCCCGGTGAACCTGACCGGCACCGGCGGCACCACGCAAGACGTCAGCGTGGAGGTGCCCGTGGGCCGCGACTACGCGCTCGTCATCGAGGCGCTGTCCGTGGACAACCCTCCTCAGTTCCTGGGCAGCTCCTGCAACCGCCTACCGGAGGTCAACGCGAGCCGGAACGATCCGATCCTCGCCGAGCCCATCACCCTGACCTCCGTGGCGTGCGATCCCACCATCCCCTGAGCCGGGGCCCCGTGCCTGGCCGCCTCCCCGGGGTGCGGCGAGTCTGAACCAGACACTCTGTGTGGGTTTCACATCGCTGTCACAATGGGATCTGCTAGTGCTAGGGGCATGGCGCGCATCCTGATCATCGAGGACGAGCAGGACCTCGCTGGACTCGTCGAGTACAACCTGCGCGCGGCGGGGTTCGAGACGGAGACGGCGAACACCGGCGCGGGCGGCCTGGCCAAGGCCCGGGCGCGAATGCCGGACCTCGTGCTGCTGGACCTGATGCTCCCGGACGTGGCCGGCAGCGAGGTGCTCCGGATGCTCAAGAGCGACACGGAGCTGCGCAAGGTGCCCGTCGTCATCGTCAGCGCCAAGGGCCAGGAGTCCGACCGCATCCAGGGCCTGGAGCTGGGCGCGGATGACTACGTGGTGAAGCCCTTCTCCGTCCGCGAGCTGATGCTGCGGGTCAGGGCGGTGCTGCGGCGCTCGGACGCGGACGAGGGCCCTGCCGCCCAGCTCACCGCCGGGGACATCCAGCTGGACACCGCCCGCCACCAGGTGCGCGTGAAGGGCCAGGAGGTGATCCTCACCGCGCTGGAGTTCCGCCTGCTGCGCACGCTGATGGAGCGCGGCGAGCGGGTGCAGACGCGCGAGGTCCTCCTATCCGACGTCTGGGGCATCCAGGCGGAGATCCACACCCGCACCGTGGACACGCACATCAAGCGCCTGCGCGAGAAGCTGGGGCCCGCGGGCGATATCATCGAGACGGTCCGCGGCGTCGGCTACAAGCTCAACGTGCCGTGAGCGCCTCGCTGGGCTGACCATGCGCAACCTCCTCGTGCCGCTGCTGTTGCCCGCGATGGGCGTCATCGTGGTGCTGGTCGTCCTGGGGACCCCGGGCAGCGCCATCGCCGCGGCCATGGTGACGATGGCGGGCTTCGTCATCGCCATCGTCGCCAGCCGGGACAGCATCCAGCGCCAGCTCCAGGTGCTCTTGCGAAAGACACGGGGCCGCATCGAGGGCACTCCCTCAGGGCCCTCCGTCGCCCAGGAGGAGGACACCTTGGACGAGGTGGCCCACCTGGAAGGAGCCATCCAGTCGCTCCACTCCCGGTTGACCGCTCAGAACGCCCAGCTCTCCCAGGAGACCCGCACCCTCACCGCCGTGCTGGACAGCATGATCGAGGGCATCTGGATCACCGACGCCCAGGGCACCGTGGTGCACCACAATGACGCCCTGCGCGAGATGCTCCAGCCAGGCAGCACGGGGATTGTCGGCCAGCGCCCCCTCGCCCTCATCCGCAACGAGGAGCTGAACGACGCGGTCATTCGCGCCTGCCGCGAGGGCGCCTCCACCCGCCTGGAGCTGCAGCTGGAGGGGCTCTTTCCCCGCACGCTCGCCATCCGCGTCACCCCCCTGGGCAAGGACCTGCCGGGCAGCGCCGCCGTGTTTCACGATGTGACGGAGCTGCGGCGGCTGGAGAAGGTCCGCAAGGACTTCGTGGCCAACGTCTCGCACGAGCTGCGCACCCCCATCACCGCCATCCGCGGCTACTCGGAGACGCTCCAGAGCGGCGCGCTGAAGGACCCGGAGGTGGCTCCCAAGATGGTGGAGATCATCCACCGCCAATCCGAGCGCCTCTCCGAGCTCGTCGAGGACCTGCTGGAGCTGTCCCGGCTGGAGTCCCGCGAGGTGAAGCTGAACATCTCCCATGTCCCCATGGCCGTGGCCACGGCTCGGGCCGCGGAGACCGTCCGGCCCAAGGCGGCGGGGAAGAACATCCAGCTGGAGCTCCACGTCCCCACTGACTTGATGGCCCGAGGAGACGAGCGGGCGGTCGAGCAGGTGCTCCTCAACCTGCTGGACAACGCAGTGAAGTACACCCCGCCCGGCGGCCGGGTGGACGTCTTCGGCACATTGGAAGAAGGGCGCTGCGTGGTCCGGGTGAAGGACACCGGGGTGGGCATCGAACCCAAGCACCTGGCCCGAATCTTCGAGCGCTTCTACCGGGTGGACAAAGGTCGCAGCCGGGACATGGGCGGCACGGGCCTGGGGCTCTCCATCGTGAAGCACCTGGTCGGGGCCATGGAGGGGGAGGTCAAGGTAGAGAGCCAGCCCCAGGTCGGCAGCCTTTTTGCGATTTTTCTCCCTGTGGCTGCCCCGGAGGCGGCATCCGGGTAGGATAACGGCACGATGCGGGTCGCTATCCTCGCGGACATTCACGGCAATCTCCCCGCCTGCGAGGCTGTCCTCGAGGACATCGAGCGGATGGCGCCCGACTACATTGTCGCCGCCGGGGATCTCGCGCTGCGAGGCGCCCACCCTCGCGAGACGGTGGAGCTGCTCGCCGACAAGTGCGACGCGCTGTTGATGGGCAACACGGACTGCTACCTCGCAGGCAACTACCTGGGCGGCGCCTACCGCGACCGGGACCACTGGAAGACGGAACTGCTCCGGTGGACGCGAGACCAGCTGGGCGAGGCCCACCTCAAGATGCTCGGCGCCCTGCCCTTCTCCATCCGCTACTCGCCGCGCAAGGGCCAGGACCTGTTCGTCTGCCACGCGAACCCGAAGAACCTCGAGGAGTCGCTGGACCCCACGCTGGACGAAATGTCCGTGCGCCGCTTCTTCATGCACCTGGACGCGGCCGCCTGTGCCTTCGGGCACCTGCACTTCCCCTACCGCCGCCGCGTGGGCCGGATGATCATCGCCGACGTGGCCAGCGCGGGGATTCCTCGAGACGGAGACCTGCGTCCCGCCTACGGCATCTTCACGTACACGCCCAAGGGCTGGCGCGTGCAGATCCGCCGGGTGCGCTACCCGGTGCGCAAAGCCACCCAGGCGCTCACCGCGCGCAAGGTCCCGGGCGGCCCCATCCTCATCCACAAGCTCGTCGAGGCGCGCTACCGCCACCACCACGCGCTGCTGGAGGCCGCGCGCCGCCACTCGGGCCTGCCACCTCCGGGCCCCGTGCTGCGTCCGCCTCCGGGTGCGCCCGTTCGCAACCTGGTCACCGAGATGCCTGTCGCGGAGGAGCCGCCCGTACCGCGAGACGAGGCCGAGGCCGCCGCCCTGCGCCAGGAGGCGGTGGACCCCACGGACCTCGGCCACGCCCAGGCTGCGGCGCTGTCGAACGAGCCCGCGCTCGCCGCACAGCTCGAGAACGTCAACGACATGGACGGCTGACACACAGGCGTCGCTTGCCTGTGTCCGGAGCCAGGGATAGGGACGGCGCTCCATGTCCGTCCACATGCTTCCGTTGATGATTGTCCGCCACGCGGTGGCGGAGGATGAACACCCGCTCGGTGACGAGGCCCGCGCCCTCACCTCCGAAGGCCGCGCCGCCTTCCGCCAGCATGCACGCAAGCTCGCGCGCCTCACCCCACTGACGGGCATCGTCACGAGCCCGCTGGTGCGCGCCGTTCAGACAGCGGAGATCCTCGCCGAGGCCTTCGGCATCGGACAGGTGGAGGTGCACGGCGCGCTGCTGCCCCACGCGAACGCGCACAAGCGCATCCTGGAGCTGGCCTTGGAGCTGGGTCAGGGCTGGGCGCTGGTGGGCCACAACCCGGGGCTGGCCCGCGCCGGTGCGCGAGCGCTCGGCGAGGAGCTTCCAGACAAACTGCGCAAGGGTACCGTGCTGGCGCTGAACCCTTCCGGCAAGCGCTTCGAGCTGGCCTGGTTCGCCTCACCCGGGCGGGCCGTGCTGCGCCCCGGCGAGCGCCGCTCCTGAGCACCGGTTGTCACAGGCCTGCAACACGGCCGCGCAACCCTGCGAAATCCCAGTGCACGCTTCGTCACGCAGTTGTTTCACCTGCGTCACGATGCCGCAAACGGCGAGGACTATCTCTGCGCCGTCATGTCCCACGTCCTCATCGTCGATGACGAGCGAGATCTCGCCGAGCTCATCGACTTCAACCTGAAGTCGGCTGGCTTCTCCACCCAAGTCGCCTCGACGGGCGAGGCGGCCCTCTCCGCGGCAAGGCAGCAGCGGCCCGATCTCGTCCTGCTGGACCTGATGCTCCCGGACATGCCCGGCACGGAGGTATGCCGGCAGCTCCGAGCGGGAGCGAACACCCGGGACATCCTTATCGTCATGCTCACCGCCAAGGGCGAGGAGGCGGACCGCGTGCTCGGCTTCGAGGTAGGCGCGGACGACTACGTCACCAAGCCCTTCAGCGTCCGCGAGCTGGTGCTGCGCCTGAAGGCCATCCTGCGCCGCAGCGGGGCGCCGAAGGACAGCGTGGCGCCCGTGACGCTCGGATCCCTCAAGCTGGACGTGGGCGCCCACCGCTTCTACGTGGAGGGCAAGGAAGTCCCCCTCACCGCGCTGGAGTTCCGCCTCCTGGAGTACTTGATGACGCGCGTAGGCCGCGTGCAGTCGCGCGAGCAGCTCCTCGAGGAAGTCTGGGGCCTGTCCAGCGCACTCGAGACGCGCACCATCGACACCCACGTGATGCGCCTGCGCGACAAGCTCGGGCCCGCGCGCACCTCCCTCGAGACGGTGCGCGGTGTCGGCTACCGAATCGTCGACTCCGCTGCCTCCTGAAGAGGCGTGACCCATTTGGCACTCGCGCGCCGCGAAACAGCCACAGACACCCCATAAATCGCCCGCGCCGCTATCCACTGGAGTTGCACACCCCGATGAAAAACGTCCTTGTTGCTCTGATGACCTTGGCCTCGAGTGCCGCGCTGGCGCAGGCCGCCGAGCCGCAGCCGGCCACGGGTGCCACGCCCGCAGCCGAGACCTCCGAGGCCCCCGCCGCCCCCGCCGCCCCCTCCGTGGAGGAGCGGCTGACCACCACCGAGGGCAAGGTCGCGGCGCTCGAGGAGCAGAACATCGAGACGAAGAACGATCTCGGCATCCTCAAGAAGCTCAAGTTCTCCGGCTACATCCAGGCGCGCTACCAGTACCAGCAGACGGACTACGACGAGGCCGCGCCGGAGCTGAAGCTGACGGACGGCTTCAGCCGCTTCACCGTGCGCCGCGGCCGCATCAAGGCGGCCTACACCGGCGATACGGGCCTGGCGATGATCCAAGTCGACATCATCCCCACGGCGGTGCAGCTGCGAGACGCGGAGGCCACGCTCTTCATCCCCGGGACCAAGCAGAACCTGTCCATCACGCTGGGCCAGATGAAGGTGCCGTTCAACTTCGAGGGCCCCTTCTCCTCCAGCGAGCGCGAGTTCCCTGAGCGCTCCCGCATGACGGGCGCCTTCCTCCCGGGCGAGCGGGATCGCGGCGTCCGGCTCAACGGCAAGTACGGCGCCCTGCGCGCCGCCGCTGGCGTCTTCGATGGCAACGCCATGAACAACGTGGGCTTCGTCGGCACGGACAATGACAAGGAGAAGGACGTCATTGGCCGCCTGGGCTTTGACCTGAAGTGGATCTCCGGCGGCATGTCCGGTTGGAAGGGCCTCACCCTGGGCAAGCGCAATGGGGACACTACGCGGAAGGCCTACCCGCGCACCCGCCTCGGTGCCGACCTTCAGGTCTATCTGGATCTGGTGCCCGTGGGCGGCACGGCCTTCAAGGCGGAGTACGCCACCGGGAAGACCTACCAGCGCAACAACGTCGAGCAGCTCGGCCTCCCCGCGAGTGGCTGGTGGGCGCAGATCGCCCAGAACATCGGTGTGTCGGACGAGGCGGTCGTCCGCTACGAGTACTTCGACTACGAGAACGGCCGGCCCGCCCAGGAGAGCGGCAGCAAGCTGGGCGCCAACAACGCCATCGGCACGCTGGGCCTCGCGTACATCCACTACTTCGGCGAGACCGTGAAGCTCACTGCGGCCTACGAGCTCAACAAGACCGAGACCGTCAAGGACGGCACCGCCGAGGACCCCACCGACAACCTCTTCACCCTGCAGCTGCAGGCCCGTTACTAGTCCTCTCACCTCTCAAAAGGAGAGCCTTCACATGAAGAAATTCCTCGCGTCATTCCTCGCCGTCTTCCTGCTGGCCCTCCCGGTGGTGGCCCAGGCGGGCACCGTCACCGTCAAGGGCTCGGACACCATGGTCATCCTCGGCCAGCGCTGGGCCGAGGAGTTCATGAAGAAGAACCCCAGCACCAAGCTTCAGGTGACGGGCGGCGGCTCCGGCACGGGCATCTCCGCGCTCATCAACGGCACCACCGACATCTGCATGTCCAGCCGCCCCATCAAGGACGCGGAGTCCGAGAAGCTCCGGACCCGCTTCAACACCACCGGCACGGAGATCGCCGTCGCCAAGGACGGCGTCACCTTCTACGTGAACGAGAAGAACCCGCTCACCTCCCTGACGCAGGAGCAGCTCAAGGGCATCTACCTGGGCGACATCACCAACTGGAAGGACGTCGGCGGCCCGGACGCGCCCATCGTCGTCTACTCCCGCGAGAACTCCTCCGGCACCTACGTCTTCGTGAAGGACAACCTGCTCGGGGGGGAGGACTACACCGCCAGCGCGCAGACGCTGCCGGGCACCGCCGCGGTGGTGAACGCCGTCTCCAAGGAGAAGAACGGCATTGGCTACGGCGGCGCCGCCTACGCCAAGGGCATCAAGGAGCTGAAGATCAAGGTGGGCAGCGCCGAGGTGGCTCCCAGCGCCGAGAACATCAAGAGCGGCAAGTACCCGCTCTCGCGCGATCTGTACTTCTACCTGCGCAACAAGCCCACCGGTGAGGCGAAGGCCTTCATCGACTACGCCCTGTCGGCCGAGGGCCAGCAGCTGGTCACCAAGGTGGGCTACTTCCCTGTGAAGTAGGTCGTCACACGATTGTCACGCGAGGCGCTGAGTCAGATGGATAGAGAAGCCGCCATGCAGCAGGGTCTCGCGGAAACCATGGTCGTGCCGCGGCTGTCTCCGGCGGCGCGGCGACGGCAGCTCCGGGAGAAGGCCATCGCCGGCCTCATCACGGTGATGGCTTTCACCGGCATTGCCGCGCTGGTGCTCATCATCGTCTTCATCGCGAAGGAGGCGCTGGGGCTCTTCCTGGATGCCCACGCCCGCGAGGAGGCGAGCCTCGCCAAGATGTTCACGGCCCAGCCCACCCGGCCGGGCAAGCCGCTGGCCTACCTCTGGCAACCGGTGTCCAACGTGCCGAAGGTGAGCATGATCCCGCTCTTCGTCGGCACGCTGAAGACGACGCTCGTGTCCATGCTGGTGGCGGTGCCGGTGGGCGTGGCGGCCGCGCTGTTCGCCGCGGAGTTCGCGCCCCGGCGGCTGCGCGAGCTGCTCAAGCCCGTCATCGAGCTGCTGGCGGGCATCCCGTCCGTGGTGCTCGGCTTCTTCGCGCTGATGGTGCTGGCCTCCTTCCTCCAGGACACCTTTGGCTTCACCTACCGGCTCAACGCCGTGGTCGCGGGCCTGGGGCTGGCGCTGGCCATCGTGCCCGTCATCTTCACCGTGTCCGAGGACGCACTGACTGCGGTGCCTCGCAGCTACCGGGAGGCCTCGCTGGCGCTGGGGGCCACGCCGTGGGAGACCGCCTGGAAGGTCGTCCTTCCCGCGGCGGCCCCGGGCATCCTCGCCGCGTGCGTGCTGGGCTTCGGCCGGGCCATCGGTGAGACGATGATCGTCCTGATGGCCTCGGGTAACGCCGCCGTCGTCTCGGCCAACCTGAGTGACTCGGTGCGCTCGCTGTCGGCGACGATCGCCGCGGAGATGGGCGAGGTGGTGGTGGGCAGCCCTCACTACTCACTGCTCTTCTTCATCGGCGTGGAGCTGTTCATCTTCACCTTCATCCTGAACATGCTGGCGTCCGCCTGGACGAAGCGCGTCCTCAAGAAGCTCACGGGAGGTGCCGCGTGAAGTACGGCACACGCCGGACATTGGGCGGCGCCCTGACGTCTCTGACGGGGCTGGCCGCGCTCCTCATCGTGGGGATGCTCGCGGTCATCCTCTGGGACGTAGTCCGAGGCGGCATCGGCCACGTCACCTGGCAGTTCCTCTCCGAGCCTCCCTCGGACGGCATGATGGGCGGCGGCATCTTCCCCGCCCTCTATGGCACGGCGGCGCTGACGCTGCTGATGACGCTGGCGGTGATGCCGATGGGCGTACTCACCGCCGTCTATCTGCATGAGTACGCCCCGCCCGACTCGCAGCTGGCGCGATGGGTCCGGGTGGCCGTCGCCAACTTGGCGGGCGTCCCCTCCATCGTCTTCGGCCTCTTCGGGCTGGGATTCTTCATTCACTTCGTCGGCGGCAGCCTGGATCGAGCGCTCGGATATCAGGAGCTGCACTGGGGCCAGCCCGGCATCCTCTGGGCCTCCCTCACGCTGGCGGTGCTGACGCTGCCGGTGGTCATCGTCGCCACGGAGGAGGCCCTGCGCGCCGTTCCCTTGGATCACCGCACGGCGAGCCTCGCGCTGGGAGCCACCCAGTCCCAGACGCTGATTCGGGTGGTGCTGCCGGGCGCGCTTCCGGGCATCCTGACGGGCGCGGTGCTCGCTGTGTCCCGCGGAGCCGGCGAGGTGGCGCCCATCCTCTTTACCGGCGCGGCCTACTTCCTGCCGGAGCTTCCCTCGTCGCTGAGCTCGCAGTTCATGCACTTGGGCTAC
Encoded proteins:
- the fabD gene encoding ACP S-malonyltransferase, producing MSKIAFVFPGQGSQKVGMGKDLLEKFPEARAVFEAVDDALREKLSTLCFEGPEEALKLTANTQPAILTVSLAVHAVFSKRVQEPAFVAGHSLGEYSALVAASSLPLADAVRAVRARGTFMQEAVPSGVGAMAAVLGLEPDKVKAACDAAAQGEVVAPANYNSPEQTVIAGHASAVSRASVMLKEAGAKRVMPLPVSAPFHCALMDSVKPLLAEALGKVKVAAPRIPVVTNVEAQPNSDAARVVPLLLEQVSAPVRWIECVEALKAAGVTRVVELGPGKVLAGLVKRISKDIETFNVEDAASLEKTLAALGAA
- a CDS encoding beta-ketoacyl-ACP synthase III; translated protein: MPLAQIIGTGSYAPAQVITNHDLEKVVDTSDAWITERTGIKERRRAAPGEATSDMAVAAARKALEMAGVAPEDIDLIVVGTITPDMPMPSCAVLVQAKLGAKKAFAFDVAAACAGSVYALSVAEQFVRSGQAKRALVIGADLFTGLLNWKDRNTCVLFGDGAGAMVLAPAQEEGRGILSTHLRTDGTLAEILTVPAGGSREPLTEDNLREQRHKVVMNGREVFKCAVRELTGITLESLKVHGYTPQQVDYVIVHQANMRILEAVLQRIEIPIEKCWINLDKYGNTSAASVPIALDEAVRAGKIKRGDLVAIMAVGAGMAWGSAVVRW
- the rpmF gene encoding 50S ribosomal protein L32, with the protein product MGVPKKRTSKMRRDRRRAANNNLRSAVQVIKCAKCKEPVLPHRACAACGNYGGREVIATE
- a CDS encoding YceD family protein, whose product is MLVKIEQIQEPGLKLDEPIGLELLQEVLTGAGAGRDTGFRATRPSTLHASLRKVSGGVLVEGKFTAHMAAPCKRCLVDVTLDLPVAFTINLVPESLVRGDDVGGEKATDDDRGQGETAGSFELEDADEEVFDGKTIDLDPIIREQVLLALPMNAVCREDCKGLCAQCGQNLNEKQCGCETKVIDPRLAPLMNIKLN
- a CDS encoding tetratricopeptide repeat protein; the protein is MSILVGGLLSPALVSARPAFPSPLLFQLGPTNPEITRAQEQIEQGDFEDAVKTLQAGLDKPDVTDDQLVELYRLLGLASLYLGDEARAREAYERLLQARPDFELSRNAPPKLRNLYARIKEDIKSRRVRPVTLTVDPIPDPQGGEPVTVDARIQDMALGAKAKIFYRRAGDQAFNSVDFIRDRSTSNKEKERYRATLPAYELPAEATAYEVEYYFEVADAAQRRLAGRGDSFHPLVFQVLPQQAGQPAATASRPWYKSPWLWVAVGAVAVGGTAAGVAIATSEERGRVPVTIRVNP
- a CDS encoding response regulator, producing the protein MARILIIEDEQDLAGLVEYNLRAAGFETETANTGAGGLAKARARMPDLVLLDLMLPDVAGSEVLRMLKSDTELRKVPVVIVSAKGQESDRIQGLELGADDYVVKPFSVRELMLRVRAVLRRSDADEGPAAQLTAGDIQLDTARHQVRVKGQEVILTALEFRLLRTLMERGERVQTREVLLSDVWGIQAEIHTRTVDTHIKRLREKLGPAGDIIETVRGVGYKLNVP
- a CDS encoding sensor histidine kinase — protein: MTMRNLLVPLLLPAMGVIVVLVVLGTPGSAIAAAMVTMAGFVIAIVASRDSIQRQLQVLLRKTRGRIEGTPSGPSVAQEEDTLDEVAHLEGAIQSLHSRLTAQNAQLSQETRTLTAVLDSMIEGIWITDAQGTVVHHNDALREMLQPGSTGIVGQRPLALIRNEELNDAVIRACREGASTRLELQLEGLFPRTLAIRVTPLGKDLPGSAAVFHDVTELRRLEKVRKDFVANVSHELRTPITAIRGYSETLQSGALKDPEVAPKMVEIIHRQSERLSELVEDLLELSRLESREVKLNISHVPMAVATARAAETVRPKAAGKNIQLELHVPTDLMARGDERAVEQVLLNLLDNAVKYTPPGGRVDVFGTLEEGRCVVRVKDTGVGIEPKHLARIFERFYRVDKGRSRDMGGTGLGLSIVKHLVGAMEGEVKVESQPQVGSLFAIFLPVAAPEAASG
- a CDS encoding metallophosphoesterase family protein — encoded protein: MRVAILADIHGNLPACEAVLEDIERMAPDYIVAAGDLALRGAHPRETVELLADKCDALLMGNTDCYLAGNYLGGAYRDRDHWKTELLRWTRDQLGEAHLKMLGALPFSIRYSPRKGQDLFVCHANPKNLEESLDPTLDEMSVRRFFMHLDAAACAFGHLHFPYRRRVGRMIIADVASAGIPRDGDLRPAYGIFTYTPKGWRVQIRRVRYPVRKATQALTARKVPGGPILIHKLVEARYRHHHALLEAARRHSGLPPPGPVLRPPPGAPVRNLVTEMPVAEEPPVPRDEAEAAALRQEAVDPTDLGHAQAAALSNEPALAAQLENVNDMDG
- a CDS encoding SixA phosphatase family protein — its product is MSVHMLPLMIVRHAVAEDEHPLGDEARALTSEGRAAFRQHARKLARLTPLTGIVTSPLVRAVQTAEILAEAFGIGQVEVHGALLPHANAHKRILELALELGQGWALVGHNPGLARAGARALGEELPDKLRKGTVLALNPSGKRFELAWFASPGRAVLRPGERRS